The Oncorhynchus masou masou isolate Uvic2021 chromosome 31, UVic_Omas_1.1, whole genome shotgun sequence genome includes a region encoding these proteins:
- the LOC135524322 gene encoding LOW QUALITY PROTEIN: beta-1,4-N-acetylgalactosaminyltransferase 3-like (The sequence of the model RefSeq protein was modified relative to this genomic sequence to represent the inferred CDS: inserted 1 base in 1 codon), which translates to MFKSVFPLKKLRRSRKHLLFLALLMLGAFAVYQEFVATSVWRITNSRFSPTSEGSPRRSPTQERVVGGDVGEDYSEAWRSSYTPQPWRPEYKGQVNLHIFEDWCGSSTAQLRKNLHYPLYPHSRTTVKKLAVSPRWTNYGLRIFGYLHPYTDGEFVFAVSSDDNSEFWLSRDDSPLNLQLLTWIGKTGMEWTAPGEFGKYASQTSRPVRLSVQRMYFFEIVHKQNDRGTDHMEVAWQLNQEGLSFTVISSKYISLYTNESALRMSDTTHIPQTAASHTRTPSNQPDNQLSSQPVADMQRVDPRDTLYQIPVLDSRYLGGVLPDCSYKPSYIIKGFPLLRYQGLQFVHMSYIYPNDYTRLTQMETENTCFYHYSPLHLDRYGFSRYMRLDEPEGQEGENRARDIGISMRRKMVPEEGLDGEAPPNVGGASETDHTPPDYGDDYDDYAKRRRRKLFSLPQADRAPTHRNMSDTLTYKKRSRKRRGSNAAAVVQTRATELDGLEIPHGPGSHKPIQNTPEEKLRPADRPADRPVEQLRPAQKKKSRTGEQKPGGNPADREDLGPADQNQPRPREGPAEQNSTGLHFLPSPQKLDQNMPTERGRPADREKLADRPADGPADRDGLADRSADRDRPQVRLPQLQGRRRHVQQPGQRGGTKIKSPLVKLYRKATVTRKRVQDLETDIILRAQTHIKSRPQPDYDNTVHRALPPGEVRERNHLVEVIDRGGEGERKGEEMGVSESLWSLGXDSEEEEGLAYDSTPPLVFDPEVNWAQTFQVTPVNLQAMRSDWIDLSCNVSGNLLLRPSDALPVVKAFMDKLNHRHNRQFSLVRVLNVERKVDGVQGSRYFLELELRDMTGQHLRLSHYIYALIRHNRSRPRGVLRPAPETLLCKPLGFHWNPTATVHFIVPVKNQARWVQQLIVDMEGLYQTTGDPHFNLIITDYNSTDMDIEAALKASTLHRYQYVKLSGNFERSAGLQAGIDLINDEHSIAFLCDLHIHFPPSIIDSVRKHCVEGHMAFAPIVMRLDCGATPKEPRGYWEVNGFGLLGIYKSDLDAAGGMNTHDFTDRWGGEDWELLDRILQSGLEVERIYLRNFLHHYHSKRGMWNRRTQRSGT; encoded by the exons GTTTCAGTCCTACCAGTGAGGGCAGTCCCAGGAGAAGTCCTACCCAAGAAAGAGTG GTTGGAGGTGATGTGGGGGAGGATTATTCAGAAGCCTGGCGTTCCAGCTACACCCCACAGCCCTGGAGGCCAGAG tataaGGGACAGGTTAATCTCCATATCTTTGAGGACTGGTGTGGCAGCTCTACAGCTCAGCTCCGCAAGAACCTGCACTACCCACTCTACCCACAC tctAGAACCACTGTAAAGAAGCTGGCTGTTTCTCCTAGATGGACCAACTATGGCCTCAGGATCTTTGGCTATCTCCACCCCTATACTGACG gtGAGTTTGTGTTTGCGGTGAGCTCTGATGATAACTCTGAGTTCTGGCTGAGCCGGGATGACTCTCCACTCAACCTGCAGCTACTGACCTGGATCGGCAAg ACTGGCATGGAGTGGACGGCACCTGGTGAGTTTGGGAAGTACGCCAGTCAGACATCCAGACCGGTTAG gcTGTCAGTTCAGAGGATGTACTTCTTTGAGATCGTCCATAAACAGAACGACAGAGGAACAGACCACATGGAGGTGGCG TGGCAGCTGAACCAGGAGGGTCTAAGCTTTACAGTCATCAGCTCCAAGTACATATCCCTCTATAcca atgagTCCGCTCTGCGAATGAGTGACACCACTCACATACCCCAAACGGCCGCCAGTCACACCCGCACGCCTAGCAACCAGCCTGACAACCAGCTGAGCAGCCAGCCTGTGGCCGACATGCAGAGAGTTGACCCACGGGACACCCTCTACCAGA tcccTGTCCTAGACAGTAGGTACCTCGGTGGTGTGTTACCTGACTGCTCCTATAAACCAAGCTACATCATCAAAGGCTTCCCTCTGCTGCGATACCAGGGTCTGCAGTTT GTCCACATGTCCTACATCTACCCAAATGACTACACACGGCTCACACAGATGGAGACAGAAAACACCTGCTTCTACCACTACAGTCCCCTACACCTGGACag GTATGGCTTTTCCAGGTACATGCGGCTGGATGAGCCAgaggggcaggagggagagaacagagccAGAG ATATTGGCATCTCGATGAGGAGAAAGATGGTCCCAGAGGAGGGGTTAGATGGCGAGGCTCCTCCAAATGTGGGAGGGGCTAGTGAGACAGACCACACCCCTCCTGACTATGGAGACGATTATGACGATTACGCCAAGAGACGACGACGCAAACTCTTCTCCCTGCCACAGGCCGACAGGGCACCTACACATAGAAACATGTCTGATACTCTCACATACAAGAAGAGgagtaggaagaggagaggatctaATGCAGCAGCTGTAGTCCAGACCAGAGCAACAGAACTGGATGGGTTAGAGATCCCTCATGGTCCTGGGTCACATAAACCTATACAGAATACACCAGAAGAAAAGCTGAGACCAGCAGACAGACCAGCAGATAGACCAGTTGAACAGCTCAGACCAGCACAAAAAAAAAAGTCCCGAACAGGGGAACAGAAACCAGGAGGGAATCCAGCAGACAGAGAAGATCTGGGTCCAGCAGACCAAAATCAACCCAGACCAAGAGAGGGACCAGCAGAACAGAACTCAACCGGGTTACATTTTTTACCTTCACCACAAAAACTAGACCAGAACATGccaacagagagaggcagaccaGCAGACAGAGAAAAGCTAGCAGACAGACCAGCAGATGGACCAGCAGACAGAGACGGACTAGCAGACAGatcagcagacagagacagaccacaaGTTCGGCTACCCCAGCTGCAAGGGAGGCGCCGGCACGTTCAACAGCCTGGTCAGAGGGGTGGGACTAAGATTAAATCACCCCTAGTGAAGTTGTACCGCAAAGCAACTGTGACCAGGAAGAGAGTCCAGGACCTAGAGACAGATATCATCCTCCGAGCACAAACACATATAAAGTCACGACCGCAACCTGACTATGACAACACAGTCCACAGGGCTCTGCCCCCTGGCGAGGTCAGAGAAAGGAACCATCTGGTTGAAGTGATTGACAGagggggggagggtgagagaaagggggaggagatgggtgtGAGTGAGTCTTTATGGAGTCTGG GAGActctgaagaggaggaggggctggctTATGACTCCACGCCTCCACTGGTGTTTGACCCTGAGGTGAACTGGGCTCAGACATTCCAGGTGACCCCTGTTAACCTCCAGGCGATGCGTTCTGATTGGATAGACCTAAGCTGTAACGTGTCTGGTAACCTGCTGCTCCGCCCTAGTGATGCTCTGCCTGTCGTCAAGGCCTTCATGGACAAACTAAACCACAGACACaacag gcAGTTCTCCCTGGTGCGTGTGCTGAATGTTGAGAGGAAAGTGGATGGGGTTCAGGGCAGCAGGTACTTCCTGGAGCTGGAGCTAAGGGACATGACTGGCCAACACCTTCGTCTGTCACACTACATATATGCTCTGATTCGCCATAATCGATCTCGCCCCAGGGGAGTCCTTCGCCCTGCCCCTGAGACGTTGCTATGCAAGCCTCTAGGCTTCCACTGGAACCCGACTGCCACTGTACACTTCATAGTAccag TAAAGAACCAGGCCCGCTGGGTGCAGCAGCTGATAGTTGACATGGAGGGTCTGTACCAGACCACTGGAGACCCCCACTTCAACCTCATCATCACTGACTACAACAGCACTGACATGGATATAGAGGCAGCACTAAAGGCATCCACGCTGCACAG GTACCAGTACGTGAAGCTGAGTGGAAACTTTGAGCGTTCCGCTGGTCTACAGGCTGGCATCGACCTCATCAAT gaTGAGCACAGTATAGCGTTTCTGTGTGACCTTCACATCCACTTCCCCCCCTCCATCATCGACTCAGTCAGGAAACACTGTGTGGAGGGACACATGGCCTTCGCCCCCATCGTCATGAGACTGGACTGTGGGGCTACGCCCAAGGAGCCCAGAg GTTACTGGGAGGTAAATGGGTTTGGTCTGCTGGGGATCTATAAGTCTGACCTGGATGCAGCAGGAGGCATGAACACACACGACTTCACTGACCGCTGGGGCGGAGAGGACTGGGAGCTgctggacag GATTCTGCAGTCGGGTCTGGAGGTGGAGCGTATCTACCTGAGGAACTTCCTGCATCACTACCATTCTAAACGTGGCATGTGGAACCGGCGCACTCAACGCAGTGGCACGTAA